In Bacteroides coprosuis DSM 18011, the following are encoded in one genomic region:
- a CDS encoding hypothetical protein (KEGG: pgi:PG2136 hypothetical protein~SPTR: Putative uncharacterized protein;~IMG reference gene:2504107625), translating into MKKYILILSCLILAACAEDVKFNSDLNTTGEGEKIECELSVFLPEYIAANTRSIKEVTSLHLLVFDENGLFLSRNEAILEEGEGDTRKFKVTLLSSKSKRIIHFVANYDWTGFPTSHELRGVDEGGIVPKMEQSQTSYWKRVEYEGGLNADTFNNQTISLLRNRAKITVDSRASSFKLISFTLYNGVSKGTLAPFKYNGETPEHTFTEGVLTEALTGDGENVNSGDNNKSIDVFEKSNSDASASKKAFLVVKGSYLGKEGFYKIDLVNKETGELYNLIRNKHYTVTIEEVNFEGYPTANDAAHHPASNNIFASIELRDFPSISDGNSILKVSSVGDYFVRDNETKVVAINYYPDKNSTATENGKISVKKIDPENRVTYEWDPSLGELTIFDPRIAPGEVKKVSFVVTVEGSGLLRYIGFYLRSPYKYEAKLIFNGLNQDSGVEISFKVPNTFLSNLFPVDLKIYTNELYPDIAENEIAVGFEDSRYFYRYQIREENIGEDERVTLYFKRVANNKTEEITLSSIYYEDVKVSL; encoded by the coding sequence AAGATTGAATGTGAATTATCTGTTTTCCTTCCCGAATATATAGCTGCTAACACTCGCTCAATAAAAGAGGTTACTTCCTTACACTTATTGGTTTTTGATGAAAATGGATTATTCCTATCAAGAAATGAAGCCATTTTGGAGGAGGGAGAAGGAGATACTCGAAAGTTTAAGGTTACCTTACTCTCTAGTAAATCTAAAAGAATCATTCACTTTGTAGCGAACTATGATTGGACAGGCTTTCCTACTAGTCATGAGTTGCGTGGTGTCGATGAAGGAGGAATAGTGCCTAAAATGGAACAAAGTCAAACTTCGTATTGGAAGAGAGTTGAATATGAAGGTGGTTTGAATGCAGATACTTTTAATAACCAAACTATATCTTTGTTACGTAACCGTGCAAAGATTACAGTAGATAGTAGAGCATCTAGTTTTAAGTTGATTAGCTTTACATTATATAATGGAGTAAGTAAAGGAACCTTAGCTCCATTTAAATACAATGGAGAAACACCAGAACATACATTTACAGAGGGAGTTCTAACAGAGGCACTAACTGGTGATGGTGAAAATGTAAATAGTGGAGATAACAACAAATCCATTGATGTTTTTGAAAAAAGCAATAGTGATGCCAGCGCTTCTAAAAAGGCCTTTTTAGTAGTCAAAGGAAGTTATCTCGGTAAGGAGGGGTTTTATAAAATCGACTTAGTTAATAAAGAGACTGGAGAGTTATACAATCTGATTCGTAATAAACACTATACTGTAACTATAGAAGAGGTAAATTTTGAGGGTTATCCTACAGCGAATGACGCTGCTCATCATCCAGCCTCTAATAATATATTTGCCTCTATTGAGTTGCGAGACTTCCCCTCTATCTCTGATGGGAATAGTATCTTAAAGGTTAGCTCAGTAGGAGACTATTTCGTGCGTGATAATGAAACGAAAGTTGTAGCTATTAACTACTATCCAGATAAGAATTCGACAGCTACCGAAAATGGAAAAATAAGTGTAAAAAAAATTGATCCAGAGAATAGAGTAACTTATGAGTGGGATCCTAGTTTAGGAGAATTAACTATTTTTGATCCTAGAATAGCTCCAGGTGAGGTGAAGAAAGTATCTTTTGTTGTTACTGTAGAGGGGAGTGGTTTGTTGCGGTATATAGGCTTTTACCTACGCTCTCCTTATAAGTATGAAGCAAAACTAATTTTTAATGGGTTGAATCAAGACTCTGGTGTGGAAATTAGTTTTAAAGTACCCAACACTTTTTTATCCAATTTATTCCCGGTCGATTTAAAGATATATACCAATGAGCTTTATCCCGATATAGCTGAGAATGAAATAGCAGTAGGTTTTGAAGATAGTAGGTATTTCTATAGATATCAAATAAGAGAAGAAAATATTGGAGAAGATGAACGAGTAACTCTTTACTTCAAAAGAGTAGCCAATAATAAGACAGAAGAAATAACTTTGAGTTCCATTTACTACGAAGATGTAAAGGTATCCTTATAA
- a CDS encoding hypothetical protein (KEGG: dar:Daro_2423 hypothetical protein~SPTR: RNA exonuclease;~manually curated~IMG reference gene:2504107622) — protein sequence MKGNFNSKISDGWYMMEGTPGMSIADNTTAFVRPFGEDGIYEWGTGVRDIPPIYFRMVMQYKGGQIYKTKYVCWNGPSDTSGGMFPPNSGIIV from the coding sequence ATGAAAGGGAACTTCAATTCTAAGATAAGCGATGGTTGGTATATGATGGAAGGCACTCCAGGTATGAGCATAGCTGATAATACAACTGCATTTGTACGGCCATTTGGAGAAGATGGTATATACGAATGGGGAACAGGTGTTCGAGATATACCACCTATTTACTTTAGAATGGTAATGCAGTATAAGGGAGGCCAAATTTACAAAACCAAATATGTGTGTTGGAATGGTCCATCTGATACATCAGGGGGTATGTTTCCTCCAAATAGTGGAATTATAGTTTAA